In Micromonospora ferruginea, the sequence CGCCGGCGGCGATGCGCAGCAGTTGGCGGGTCATCGCCCGGCCCAGCTCCACTATCGGCTGCCGCACCGTGGTCAGCGGCGGCTCGGTGTAGGCGGCCGTCTCGATGTCGTCGAACCCGATCACCGCGACGTCCTCGGGCACCCGCCGCCCGGCCTCGCGCAGGGCCCGCAGGGCCGCGTGCGCCATCAGGTCGGAGGCCGCGAACACCGCGTCCAGCTCCGGGTCGGCGGCGAGCAGCTCGCGCATCGCGGCGGTGCCGGACTCCCGGGTGAAGTCGCCGTACGCGACCAGTTCCGGCAGCCCGGCGCCGGTGAGCGCGGTGCGGTAGCCGATCAGCCGTTCGATGCCGGCCACCATGTCCTGCGGCCCGGCGATGGTGGCGACGCGCCGCCGCCCGGACGCGATCAGGTGCTGCACCGCCGCGGTCACGCCGCCGGTGTGGTCGACGTCGACGTACGGTACGTCGGCGCCGTCGAGCGGCCGGCCGCTGCACACCACCGGGATGCCGAGCCGGGCCAGCCGGCCGGGCAGCGGGTCCTCCCCGTGCAGCGAGGCGAAGAGCACGCCGTCGACGTGCCGCCCGGTGGTGTACCGCTCGACCCGCTCGTGCCCGGCCGGCGACCCGGCCAGCATCAGCACGAGCTGCTTGTCCGCCGCCTCCAGTTCCTGGGCGGCGCCCCGGATGATGCCGGGGAACACCTGGTCGTCGGAGAAGACCCGGGTGGCCGCCTCCGGCATGACCAGCGCGACCGAGTCGGTGCGCTGGGTGACCAGGCTGCGGGCGGCGAGGTTCGGGACGTACCCGAGTTCCTCGACCGCCCGGCGGACCGCCTGCTGGATCGACTCGGCGACCGTGGTCGAGCCGTTGACCACCCGGGAGACCGTGGCCCGGGAGACGCCGGCCCGCCGGGCCACCGCCTCCAGGGTCGGCCGCTGTGCCGTCGTCATCCCCGTAACCACCACCTCGTCACAGCCCGTTCCGGGCGATCACCTCCTGGTACCAGCGGGCGCTCTGCTTGGGTGTGCGCCGCTGGGTCAGGTAGTCGACGTGGACGATCCCGAACCGCTTCCGGTATCCCTCGGCCCATTCGAAGTTGTCCAGCAACGACCATACGAGATAACCACGCAGGTCCACCCCGCGGGCGATGGCCTCGTGCGCGGCGCGCAGGTGGCCGTCGAGGTAGGCGGTCCGGTCGGCGTCGGCCACCCGGCCGGTGGAGTCCCGGGTGGCGTCCGGGAACGCGCCGCCGTTCTCGGTGATCATCAGCGGCAGGCCGGGGTGGTCGGCGGCCACCCGTTCCAGCAGCCGGGTCAGCCCGGCCGGCTCGATCGACCAGCCCATGTCGGTGACCGGTTCGGTGGCCGGCATGAACTCGACCACGCCGGCGGTGCCCGGGTACGCGCTGCCGCCCTCTCCGCCCGCCCGCCCGGCCACGTAGGTGGGCGAGTAGTAGTTCAGGCCGAGCAGGTCCAGCGGCGCGGCGATGATCTTCTCGTCGCCGTCGCGGACGAAGTCCGTCGCCACCATCCGCTCGACGTGCGCCAACACGTCCGCCGGGTAGCCGCCGCCGGTGAGCGGGTCGAGGAAGATCCGGTTGTGCAGGCCGTCGACCAGCCGGACCGCCTCGGCGTCCGCCGCGCTGTCGGCGTCCGCCGGCTGCACGTCGGCCAGGTTGAGCGTGATCCCGAGCGTCCGCGCGCCGGCCGCGCGCAGCGCCCGCGCGGCCAGGCCGTGCCCGAGCAGCAGATGGTGTACGGCCCGGAACGCGTCCCCGGCGTCGCGCCGGCCGGGCGCGTGCACCCCGTTGCCGTAGCCGAGGTACGCCGAGCACCACGGCTCGTTCAGCGTGGTCCAAGTGCCGACCCGGTCGCCGAGACGGCCGTGCACCGCGATCGCGTAGTCGGCGAAGTGCTCGGCGGTCTCCCGGACCGTCCAGCCGCCCCGGTCCTCCAGCGCCTGCGGCAGGTCCCAGTGGTAGAGCGTGACGATCGGGTCGATGCCCCGCTCCAGCAGCGCGTCCGTCAACCGGTCGTAGAAGTCCAGCCCGCGCGGCTCGACCGGGCCGGTGCCGTCCGGCCGGATCCGGGGCCAGGCCACCGAGAACCGGTACGCCCGCAACCCCAGGTCGGCCATCAACGCGACGTCCTCGGTGAGCCGGTGGTAGTGGTCGCAGGCGACGTCGCCGCTCTGGCCCTGGAACACCGCCCCCGGCGTACGGCTGAAGGTGTCCCAGATCGACGGCCCGCGACCGTCCTCGCGGGCGGCGCCCTCGATCTGGTACGCCGCGGTGGCCGCCCCCCAGACGAAGCCCTCGGGGAATCGCAGCTCGCTCATGCCTTCACCGCACCTTCCATGATCCCGCCGATGATCTGGCGGCCGAACACGACGAACACCAGCAGCAGCGGCAGCGTGGCGATGGCCGTCCCGGTGAACACCTGGGACATGTCCTGGTAGTACCCGTCGGAGAGGGCCCGCAGCGAGAGCTGCACGGTCGGGTTCTCCGGGTCGTTGAGCACCGCGTACGGCCAGAGGAAGTCGTTCCAGGTGGTCATGAACGTGAGCAGGCCGAGCACGGCGGCGGCCGGGCGCAGCGCGGGCAGCACCACGTTCCAGTAGATCCGCGCGGTGTTGCAGCCGTCCATCCGGGCCGCCTCGATCAGCTCGGTGCTGACCGCCTGGCCGGCGTACTGGCGCATCATGAACACGCCGAAGCCGGTGACCAGCGCCGGCACGATCACGGCGGGCAGCCGGTCGTTCCAGTTGAGCTTGGTCATCAGCAGGTAGAGCGGGATGACGCCGAGCTGGGTGGGGACCATCATGGTGGCGACGATCGCCAGCAGCAGCGCGTTGCGTCCCCCGAAGCGCAGCTTGGCGAACGCGAACCCGGCGAGGGTGGAGAAGAAGACCACCGACACGGTCACCGTGACGGCCACGATCGTCGAGTTGATCAGGCCGGTGAGGAAGTAGGCGTCGGTGTTGTCGAACAGCCGGGCGATGTTGGCGCCGAGGTTGCCGCCGGGGGTGAGCGGCGGCGGGACCTGGCCCATCGCGTCGCTGGTGCGGCTGGCGACCACGAACATCCAGTAGATCGGGAAGATCGACAGCGCGGCCGAGAGGATCAGCGCCAGGTAGGTGAGCCGGCTGGCCGACCAGAGGCGGGTCATCGGGAGACCTCCTTGCGGGCGCCGCCGCCGAGCCGGCGCAGGAGCAGGACGTTGATCGCCGCGACCACCGCGATCAGCGCGAAGAGCAGCCAGGCGATGGCCGAGCCGTAGCCGAAGTTGTAGTGCGGCGCGAACGCGTTCTCGAACATGTACATGGTCACGGTCTGCGACTCGCGCAGCGGTCCGCCGCGGATCGCGTTGGTGCCGGAGTTGAACATCCGGGGCTCGGTGAAGAGCTGAAGCCCGCCGATGGTGGAGATGATGACCGCGAAGACGATGGTCGGCTTGAGCAGCGGCACGGTGATGGACCAGAACTGCCGGGCCCGGCCGGCGCCGTCGATCGACGCCGACTCGTAGAGGTCGCGGGGGATGGCCTGCATGGCGGCCAGGAAGATCAGCGCGTTGTAGCCGGTCCACCGCCAGTCGACCATGGTGGAGATGGCGACCCAGGCGGCGAACCTGTTCGCCTTCCAGTCGATCGCGCTGATTCCGACGTGGTCGAGCAGCCAGTTGATCATGCCGAACTCGCGGCCGAACAGCACCGCGAACACGATCGCCACCGCGGCGGTCGAGGTGACGTTCGGGACCAGCACCGCCATCCGCCAGGTGGTGCGGGCGCGGAGCTGGCGGTTGAGCAGGTTGGCCAGCCAGAGCGCGGCCAGGAGCTGCGGAACCGTCGAGATGACGAAGATGCCCAGCGTGTTGACCACCGAGTGCCAGAAGTCCGGGTCGGCGAGAAGCTGGCTGTAGTTGTCGAGACCGATGAACGGGTGCTCCGCGCCGAGCAGGTCCCAGTCGTGCAGCGAGACCCAGAACGTGTACGCCAGCGGGTACGCCCCGAAGACGCCGAAGAGCAGGAAGAACGGGGCGATGTAGAGGTAGGGCGAGTACTTGGTGTCGAACCGGCTGAGCCGGACGCCCCGGGTGGGGCGGGTGTGACGGGGGGCCGGTGCGACCGGCGGGCGGGCGTCGAGCTGGACGGCCATGACCTGAGAACTCCTCTCCGCCGTGCGGGCGGCACCCGTCGCCGGGCCCGCCCGCACGCGCGCGCTGCTCGGGTTACTTGGCGGCGGCCTTCTCGGCGTTGGACACCGCGTCGGTCCAGCCCTGCTGCGGGGAGCGCTTGCCCAGCTCCACGGTGCGTACGGCGTTCTCCACCTCGGTGCGGACGGCCTGGTTCTTCGGGCCCATGTAGACCGGCTTCAGGTTCTTGGCGCCCTCGGCGAAGATCTTGCCGACCGGGGCCTCGGAGAAGTAGGCGTTCTTCGAGTCGACGACCGCCGGGTCGGCCAGCGCCTGCGGGGACGAGGGCAGCGGGCCCTTGAGCTTGAACGCGCCGATCTGGCCCTTGGCGCTGGTCAGGAACTTGGCCAGCTCGATCGCCTCGGCCTGGTGCTTGCTCTGCTTCGGCACGGCGAGGAAGGAGCCGCCCCAGTTGCCGCCGTTGCCGGGGATCTGGGCGATGTCCCACTTGCCCTTGGCGCCGGGGCCGGCGTTGCCCTCGATCACGCCGGTCATCCAGGCCGGGCAGGCGATGGTGGCGAACTTCGACTGCTTGAACGCAGAGACCCACTCCTCCGACCAGGAGCCGTACTTGCCGGAGAGGCCGGAGTCGATGATGTCCATCGTGGTGTCGTACGCCTGCCGTACCGCCGGGTTGCTGCCCACGACCAGGTTGTTGTTGGTGTCGTAGTAGCTGTAGCCGCTGGTGTTGCCGGCGGTCTGGAGCAGGATGGTGTTGAACGTGTTGGTCGCGGCGTCCAGGAACGAGGCGCCGGTCTTCTTGGCGGTGAACTGCTCGCCGACCTTGACGTAGTCGGTCCAGGTGGGCCAGAGCTTGGACACGGCCTCCCGGTCGGTGGGCAGGCCGGCCTTGGCGAACAGGTCCTTGCGGTAGCACATGGCCATGCCGCCGACGTCGGTGCCGAGGCCGATGAGCTGCTTGCCGTCGGCGGTGAGCCCCTGGTTCCACTTCCAGTCCAGGAAGTTGCCCTTCAGGTCGGCCGCGCCGTGGTCGAGCAGGTTGACGAAGTTCTGCGGGTTGGCCTTGTACTCGACCAGCAGGCCCTCCTCGATGGCGACGACGTCGCCTGCGCCCTTGCCGGCGGCGAGCCACTGGGTGAGCTTCGGCGAGTACTCGTCGAGGTTGCTGCCGGTGCCCCGCTCGACGATCTTCACGTTGGGGTGGCTGGCCATGTACTCCTGGTAGAGGTCCGCGTAGCCGAACTGGCCGAAGACGTCGACGGTGAGCGTGACCGGCCCGTCGGCGGCGGCCTCGTCGTCGCCGCCGCCGCAGCCGGTGGTGCCGAGCAGTGCGGTGGCGGCGACCAGGGCCACCGCCGCGAGTCGACGGCGCGTGAAGGTGAGCATGCTGTCCTGACCTCTCGGGGTCGTAACGGGTGGTGGAAGGCGGTTCCGGTACTAAGAGAGCGCTCTCTCGACAGCCTGGTGGGTAGTCCGGGACGCTGTCAAGAGAGCGCTCTCAGAGCGTCCGAAAAAAGCGGAGAGGGGCGATCGCCGCCCCTCTCCGCCGATATCGGATGCTGTGTCAGCCCACCCGCAGCCCCTCCAGCAGGCCCCGGTCCCCGGCCACGCCGAGCGTGTCGAAGCTGATCCGGCCCATCAACGCCAGCAGCAGGTCGCTGGCCGTGCCGGTCACCTGCGCCCGGGCCCGGTGGTCGTCGTGGTCGAGGATCGTCGCGGTGTCCAGCAACGCCACCCCCTCGCCACGCAACCGCAGATACCACTCCTGGGCCGCGTCGGTCGCGGTCAACTGGACCACCCCGTGCCACGGGCCGGAGTTGATCCGCCGCCCCGCCGGCAGCCAGGTGTCCAACACCTCGCCCACCCCGTCGGCCGCGAGCTTGGACTCGATCGGGTCACCCGCGCCGATGGCGAGCTGGGCGTC encodes:
- a CDS encoding LacI family DNA-binding transcriptional regulator, giving the protein MTTAQRPTLEAVARRAGVSRATVSRVVNGSTTVAESIQQAVRRAVEELGYVPNLAARSLVTQRTDSVALVMPEAATRVFSDDQVFPGIIRGAAQELEAADKQLVLMLAGSPAGHERVERYTTGRHVDGVLFASLHGEDPLPGRLARLGIPVVCSGRPLDGADVPYVDVDHTGGVTAAVQHLIASGRRRVATIAGPQDMVAGIERLIGYRTALTGAGLPELVAYGDFTRESGTAAMRELLAADPELDAVFAASDLMAHAALRALREAGRRVPEDVAVIGFDDIETAAYTEPPLTTVRQPIVELGRAMTRQLLRIAAGEHVEQALMLPTELILRDSA
- a CDS encoding GH1 family beta-glucosidase, which produces MSELRFPEGFVWGAATAAYQIEGAAREDGRGPSIWDTFSRTPGAVFQGQSGDVACDHYHRLTEDVALMADLGLRAYRFSVAWPRIRPDGTGPVEPRGLDFYDRLTDALLERGIDPIVTLYHWDLPQALEDRGGWTVRETAEHFADYAIAVHGRLGDRVGTWTTLNEPWCSAYLGYGNGVHAPGRRDAGDAFRAVHHLLLGHGLAARALRAAGARTLGITLNLADVQPADADSAADAEAVRLVDGLHNRIFLDPLTGGGYPADVLAHVERMVATDFVRDGDEKIIAAPLDLLGLNYYSPTYVAGRAGGEGGSAYPGTAGVVEFMPATEPVTDMGWSIEPAGLTRLLERVAADHPGLPLMITENGGAFPDATRDSTGRVADADRTAYLDGHLRAAHEAIARGVDLRGYLVWSLLDNFEWAEGYRKRFGIVHVDYLTQRRTPKQSARWYQEVIARNGL
- a CDS encoding carbohydrate ABC transporter permease; protein product: MTRLWSASRLTYLALILSAALSIFPIYWMFVVASRTSDAMGQVPPPLTPGGNLGANIARLFDNTDAYFLTGLINSTIVAVTVTVSVVFFSTLAGFAFAKLRFGGRNALLLAIVATMMVPTQLGVIPLYLLMTKLNWNDRLPAVIVPALVTGFGVFMMRQYAGQAVSTELIEAARMDGCNTARIYWNVVLPALRPAAAVLGLLTFMTTWNDFLWPYAVLNDPENPTVQLSLRALSDGYYQDMSQVFTGTAIATLPLLLVFVVFGRQIIGGIMEGAVKA
- a CDS encoding carbohydrate ABC transporter permease → MAVQLDARPPVAPAPRHTRPTRGVRLSRFDTKYSPYLYIAPFFLLFGVFGAYPLAYTFWVSLHDWDLLGAEHPFIGLDNYSQLLADPDFWHSVVNTLGIFVISTVPQLLAALWLANLLNRQLRARTTWRMAVLVPNVTSTAAVAIVFAVLFGREFGMINWLLDHVGISAIDWKANRFAAWVAISTMVDWRWTGYNALIFLAAMQAIPRDLYESASIDGAGRARQFWSITVPLLKPTIVFAVIISTIGGLQLFTEPRMFNSGTNAIRGGPLRESQTVTMYMFENAFAPHYNFGYGSAIAWLLFALIAVVAAINVLLLRRLGGGARKEVSR
- a CDS encoding ABC transporter substrate-binding protein, which gives rise to MLTFTRRRLAAVALVAATALLGTTGCGGGDDEAAADGPVTLTVDVFGQFGYADLYQEYMASHPNVKIVERGTGSNLDEYSPKLTQWLAAGKGAGDVVAIEEGLLVEYKANPQNFVNLLDHGAADLKGNFLDWKWNQGLTADGKQLIGLGTDVGGMAMCYRKDLFAKAGLPTDREAVSKLWPTWTDYVKVGEQFTAKKTGASFLDAATNTFNTILLQTAGNTSGYSYYDTNNNLVVGSNPAVRQAYDTTMDIIDSGLSGKYGSWSEEWVSAFKQSKFATIACPAWMTGVIEGNAGPGAKGKWDIAQIPGNGGNWGGSFLAVPKQSKHQAEAIELAKFLTSAKGQIGAFKLKGPLPSSPQALADPAVVDSKNAYFSEAPVGKIFAEGAKNLKPVYMGPKNQAVRTEVENAVRTVELGKRSPQQGWTDAVSNAEKAAAK